Within the Gracilinema caldarium DSM 7334 genome, the region GTAAGCCTGTTTAACGGTCATGTTAGCGGCGCCGACATAAATTTTTAAGTTAGCCCGCTGCAGAACTTCGGCGGCATTTCCGCCGGGGCCGTTCCCGGTAATCAGCACGTCCGGGGAAAGGTCAAATAGCTTTTGAGCGGTCTGAGGACCAGCTCCATGGGCTACCCCCTCAATATCCCGGTTATCCACACTGGTGAGGGTTCCGCTTGCTTCGTCGTAGAGGACGATAAAATCGGTCCTTCCGAACCGAGCATCAATAGTTGCATCCCAATCAGTTCCTTTGGCTGTAAAAGCGATCTTCATAGCTACTTCTCCTCTGTAGTTGATTTGTTCAGCATTTCGCCCAATCGATGCCAGGCGTTTTTCAGTTGATCCTTAATGGGACTCTCCTGTTCATATTCCACGATGGTCTTTTCTGCGATTATGGCCCGGGTTACCTTTTCGTCGTAGGGAAGAACCGCAAGCAATGTGATATGCTGGGAATCCAAATAAGCGACGATCTTTTCGGTCATTTCGGGATTTATATCCGATTTATTGATGATACAGCCGGCAGGGATTTTAAATTTTTTCACCAGTTCATAGACCCGCTGTAAATCGTGGAGCCCCGAAACAGTGGGTTCGGTTACGAGCACCACAAAGGAAGCTCCACTTAAAGAGGATACCACAGGACAGCCGATACCCGGAGAACCGTCCACCAGTACCAGAGCTTTCCCCTGTTCTTCCGCAAGAGCCTTTGCCCGTTTTTTTACCTCTGCCACGAGCTTTCCCGAATTGTCAGAACCGATCCCCAGTTTTGCGTGCACCATGGTACAGCCTGCTCTGGTGGTGGACACAAAGAGCTGGCCCGCTTTTTCTTTATGATTACTAATAGCCTTGGCAGGACAGACGCGAGAGCAGTAACCACAGCCCTCACAGACGAGGCTATCGATCTTGTAGATTCGCCCCCGGCGAGCTATGGCGCTAAAATGACAAACCTGAGCACAGCGGCCACAACCGATACAGCGA harbors:
- a CDS encoding NifB/NifX family molybdenum-iron cluster-binding protein; translation: MKIAFTAKGTDWDATIDARFGRTDFIVLYDEASGTLTSVDNRDIEGVAHGAGPQTAQKLFDLSPDVLITGNGPGGNAAEVLQRANLKIYVGAANMTVKQAYEAYKKGSLSLLE
- a CDS encoding ATP-binding protein, whose translation is MKEIVVISGKGGTGKTSITASFTILGSANLVAADCDVDAADMHLLLKPDMAIQEDFYSGEVAMIDPDRCIGCGRCAQVCHFSAIARRGRIYKIDSLVCEGCGYCSRVCPAKAISNHKEKAGQLFVSTTRAGCTMVHAKLGIGSDNSGKLVAEVKKRAKALAEEQGKALVLVDGSPGIGCPVVSSLSGASFVVLVTEPTVSGLHDLQRVYELVKKFKIPAGCIINKSDINPEMTEKIVAYLDSQHITLLAVLPYDEKVTRAIIAEKTIVEYEQESPIKDQLKNAWHRLGEMLNKSTTEEK